The following are from one region of the Populus trichocarpa isolate Nisqually-1 chromosome 8, P.trichocarpa_v4.1, whole genome shotgun sequence genome:
- the LOC7490868 gene encoding LOW QUALITY PROTEIN: ethylene-responsive transcription factor WRI1 (The sequence of the model RefSeq protein was modified relative to this genomic sequence to represent the inferred CDS: substituted 2 bases at 2 genomic stop codons), which yields MKRSSSCSSSSSSSSSPYCVASESIQKPKVKRIRKNQKSNQGKSHKNAAAAANSPNSGKRSSIYRGVTRHRWTGRFEAHLWDKSSWNSIQNKKGKQVYLGAYDNEEAAAHTYDLAALKYWGAETTLNFPIETYTTEIEEMQRVTREEYLASLRRKSSGFSRGVSKYRGVARHHHNGRWEARIGRVQGNKYLYLGTYNTQEEAAAAYDMAAIEYRGANAVTNFDAGNYIERMREKGIPIDQILQEQQQQQQLGNNSIDPGIEVEAGVEQPSPQQQEEQEQKVAPSLQVQCTQLDSSLDGASPMVITDTIEEHEQAWSFCMDSGWNLTMLDLPFENSCELPDLFNHTGFEDNIDLMFDACCYGNXXSMEGKDRLLSDSVSSSPTCSTTTSVSCNYYVWIFFGLWRPRIVEVCLDFVLLVFV from the exons ATGAAGAGGTCTTCGTcttgctcctcctcctcctcctcctcctcttcaccATATTGTGTGGCCTCTGAAAGCATTCAGAAGCCAAAAGTCAAACGCAttagaaaaaaccaaaagagcAATCAGGGGAAATCCCATAAgaatgctgctgctgctgccaaCAGTCCTAACTCTGGCAAAAGAAGTTCCATTTACAGAGGAGTCACCAG ACATAGATGGACAGGAAGGTTTGAAGCTCATCTCTGGGATAAGAGTTCATGGAACAGCATTCAAAACAAGAAGGGAAAACAAG TTTATTTGG GTGCCTATGATAATGAGGAGGCAGCCGCACACACCTACGATCTTGCTGCCCTGAAGTACTGGGGGGCAGAGACAACCTTGAATTTTCCG ATAGAAACATACACAACGGAGATCGAAGAGATGCAGAGGGTGACCAGGGAAGAGTACTTGGCATCACTTAGACGGAAAAGCAGTGGATTCTCCAGAGGAGTCTCTAAGTACCGTGGGGTGGCTAG GCATCATCACAATGGTCGATGGGAAGCCAGAATTGGACGAGTTCAAGGGAATAAATATCTCTATCTTGGAACTTATA ATACGCAAGAAGAGGCAGCGGCAGCATATGACATGGCAGCAATAGAATATAGAGGAGCAAATGCTGTGACCAATTTTGATGCAGGCAATTATATAGAACGGATGAGGGAGAAAGGCATCCCTATAGACCAAATCCtccaagaacaacaacaacaacaacaacttgGTAACAACTCGATTGATCCCGGCATAGAAGTAGAGGCAGGAGTTGAACAACCATCACCGCAACAACAAGAGGAACAAGAGCAAAAAGTAGCTCCGTCGTTGCAAGTTCAATGCACACAGCTAGATTCAAGCTTGGATGGCGCATCTCCCATGGTTATTACGGACACCATCGAAGAGCACGAGCAAGCATGGAGCTTTTGTATGGATTCAGGATGGAATCTCACAATGCTTGATCTTCCTTTCGAAAATTCTTGCGAGCTGCCGGACTTGTTCAATCATACAGGGTTTGAAGACAACATTGACTTGATGTTTGATGCATGTTGCTATGGAAACTAATA GAGCATGGAGGGGAAGGACAGGTTGTTGTCTGACTCTGTTTCAAGTTCTCCAACTTGCTCAACGACCACCTCAGTTTCTTGTAACTattatgtttggattttttttggactttGGAGGCCGAGGATTGTTGAGGTTTGTTTAGATTTTGTCCTGTTGGTTTTTGTTTAG
- the LOC18101280 gene encoding protein FAR1-RELATED SEQUENCE 3 isoform X2, with protein sequence MDGEVVDVEVREGNKHLAVIADPNETEKQNTTGNYTEAAVRNQDDDGIALPQVGMEFESEDAAKTFYDTYAKRMGFSTHVGQFTRSRPDGPIVTWEFACSKEVFKRKNIESCNAVLRIVRKDSHSDNWAVTKFVEEHNHSLGTPGKVLRPRRHFAGATKNMAETLDATNDVYVSTDGSHVPHEPNHVRNAFPVEPNNLVRNVAPLPATYFRAPGGRKSLGRDAQSLLNYFKKMQAENPGFYYAIQLDDENRMTNVFWADARSRIAYSHFGDAVVFDTMYRPNQYQVPFAPFTGMNHHGQMVLFGCALLLDESESSFTWLFRTWLSAMNGQPPVSFTTDQDRAIHMAVALVFPETRHCICKWHILREGQDRLAHIYLAHPSFYGELYSCINFSETNEDFESSWASLLEKYDLQRIEWLQAVYNARQQWAPVYFRNTFFAALSSNHGISSLFDGYVNQQTTIPLFFKQYELVLEHSLEKEIEADYDTICTTPVLKTPSPMEQQAANLYTKKVFTKFQEELVETFVYTANKIERDGMATKYRVAKYEHDDKAYIVMLNISEMQASCSCQMFEYCGILCRHILTVFTVTNILTLPSHYILKRWTRNAKSWIGSEEQSADSQGLDTLTSRFNNLCLEAIKYAEEGAIAIETYNAAISNLKEGGTKIASVKKSVAKVTPYRSHFSGNSQEENNKKTPTAPHEMIPSLWPWQDAMPPRFNLNDGGVPCADLNQPSMAPVSIHRDGGPTDNSVVLTYFKSMTWVIENKTLTPAGKVAVINLKLQDTKTTTGETELKFQVSRDTLGSMLRSMAYIREQL encoded by the exons ATGGATGGTGAGGTGGTAGACGTGGAAGTCAGGGAAGGGAATAAACACTTGGCAGTGATTGCTGACCCGAATGAGACTGAGAAACAGAATACAACCGGGAATTATACGGAAGCAGCAGTTAGAAATCAGGATGATGATGGAATTGCTTTACCGCAGGTCGGCATGGAATTTGAATCAGAAGATGCTGCAAAGACATTTTATGATACCTATGCTAAGCGTATGGGATTTAGCACCCATGTTGGTCAGTTTACACGTAGTAGGCCTGATGGGCCAATCGTGACTTGGGAGTTTGCTTGTTCCAAGGAGGTTTTCAAAAGGAAGAATATTGAGAGCTGCAATGCCGTGCTTAGGATAGTGAGGAAAGATTCACATTCAGACAATTGGGCTGTGACAAAGTTTGTCGAGGAACATAACCACTCTCTGGGGACTCCTGGTAAGGTCCTTCGACCACGCAGGCATTTTGCTGGTGCTACAAAAAACATGGCTGAAACGCTGGATGCAACTAATGATGTTTATGTTTCAACAGACGGAAGCCACGTGCCTCATGAACCAAACCATGTTAGGAATGCCTTCCCTGTAGAACCTAATAATCTAGTCAGAAATGTTGCGCCTCTGCCTGCAACCTATTTCAGGGCTCCTGGCGGGAGGAAATCCCTTGGAAGAGATGCTCAGAGTCTCCTGAACTATTTCAAGAAGATGCAAGCTGAGAACCCTGGCTTCTATTATGCAATACAACTTGATGATGAGAACCGCATGACTAATGTCTTCTGGGCTGATGCAAGATCAAGGATTGCTTATAGTCACTTTGGCGATGCAGTTGTTTTTGACACGATGTATAGACCAAATCAATATCAAGTGCCTTTTGCTCCTTTTACAGGCATGAATCATCATGGTCAGATGGTATTGTTTGGTTGTGCATTGCTTCTAGATGAGTCCGAGTCTTCCTTTACTTGGTTATTTAGGACATGGTTATCTGCAATGAATGGCCAGCCTCCTGTTTCTTTCACCACAGACCAAGATAGAGCCATACACATGGCTGTTGCGCTGGTATTTCCAGAAACTCGTCACTGTATTTGCAAGTGGCACATCTTGAGAGAAGGCCAAGATAGGTTGGCTCATATATATCTCGCTCATCCTTCCTTCTATGGAGAGCTTTATAGCTGCATTAACTTTTCTGAGACAAATGAGGATTTTGAATCATCATGGGCCTCTCTCCTTGAAAAATACGACCTCCAAAGGATTGAGTGGCTTCAAGCTGTGTACAATGCTCGCCAACAGTGGGCACCGGTTTATTTTCGTAACACTTTCTTTGCTGCCCTTTCTTCAAATCATGGCATCAGCTCCCTCTTTGATGGGTATGTGAATCAACAGACCACAATACCTTTGTTCTTTAAACAATATGAACTCGTGCTTGAACATTCTCTGGAAAAGGAAATAGAAGCAGACTATGATACAATTTGCACCACTCCTGTACTTAAGACACCATCGCCAATGGAACAACAAGCTGCAAACCTTTATACCAAGAAAGTGTTCACAAAGTTTCAGGAAGAACTAGTTGAAACTTTTGTGTATACAGCAAATAAGATTGAACGAGACGGGATGGCCACTAAATACAGGGTTGCAAAATATGAGCATGATGACAAGGCATACATAGTGATGTTGAATATATCTGAGATGCAAGCGAGTTGTAGCTGCCAGATGTTTGAATATTGTGGCATTCTCTGTAGACATATACTAACTGTCTTCACTGTAACAAACATTCTTACCCTCCCATCTCACTACATATTGAAGCGATGGACTAGGAATGCAAAATCTTGGATTGGATCAGAGGAACAGAGTGCGGATTCACAAGGTCTTGATACTCTGACCTCTCGCTTTAACAATTTGTGCCTTGAAGCTATTAAATATGCAGAGGAAGGAGCAATTGCCATTGAGACTTATAATGCAGCAATCAGCAATTTAAAAGAGGGTGGAACAAAGATTGCTTCTGTGAAGAAAAGTGTTGCAAAAGTCACACCTTATAGATCACATTTTAGTGGAAATAgtcaagaagaaaataacaagaaaacccCTACTGCTCCTCATGAAATGATCCCGTCATTGTGGCCTTGGCAGGATGCTATGCCACCTCGGTTTAATCTTAATGATGGGGGAGTACCTTGTGCAGATTTGAATCAGCCCAGCATGGCCCCTGTATCTATTCACCGTGATGGTGGTCCAACCGATAACTCG GTGGTTCTCACTTATTTTAAGTCCATGACTTGGGTCATTGAAAATAAGACTTTGACACCAGCTGGTAAAGTAGCTGTCATCAACTTGAAA CTCCAAGATACCAAGACAACAACTGGAGAAAcagagttaaaatttcaggtttcTAGAGATACACTTGGTTCCATGTTGAGATCAATGGCATACATCCGTGAGCAACTGTGA
- the LOC7486858 gene encoding uncharacterized protein LOC7486858, with translation MKPFFNSRRPKHHKQKGNTAPLNQQVFSTNQSLANSMPMQPQLGLVNPQIPITFNNSNTLLSNGQAMANMPPLIAQQPGILSGPNDLAILQLQNQVNKLNALKMLMDQVNQLQGELFGPSFSNLPQQLNQNMGLLQNPMQNMMNPVMPLQMPINSQVGSFNVPSSNHQVVGAQSQNFFVNPPFGAEQRVNPNQPNYVMPTTSAYGSKLLHVADQQVQGKWSASQQGQSFLMPTVGANGPNVANQQVEGNSPALQQSEKVPMPAMAANGAKPLPIATQQGQGNSSASQQSWNSQPSTYNRWQVTVFNLDDFFLSSYHLCNPVIMVCFMHFPCFSNLKNNRNRGRSQSGHQKSDFNCMDNGKRKLEFSNEHGRKGNGNERVAKFGRTDLADQATEEKSKPSRTFFYTEQEIKQWRESRRKHYPTKISIEKKQMEVIDREANFRHKQLKEILAKQAELGVEVAEIPPDYLLDSEKLGVEVAEIPPPQVLNSEKLGVEVAEIPPPQVLNSEKLGVEVAEIPPRHLLDSEKQEHGREDNRRSLTKKGKFWNKHDKRGRFNKKGRSAKQVGSANEERKPTLLEKLLSTDIKRDKRQLLQVFRFMVANSFFKDWPEKPLKFPSVVVKEDGYEDEIVEKKSSLVGEEVSEDRNNTIAENFGDRDDNIEHDAQVELGNCFVRGKCDIVDEVDRVEEGEIVD, from the exons ATGAAACCTTTCTTCAATTCCCGTCGTCCTAAGCATCACAAGCAAAAGGGCAACACTGCTCCTCTTAATCAACAG GTTTTTTCAACAAACCAATCTTTAGCAAATTCAATGCCAATGCAACCGCAACTGGGTTTAGTCAATCCTCAGATTCCAATTACTTTCAATAATTCAAACACCCTTTTAAGCAATGGACAAGCCATGGCTAATATGCCACCTTTGATCGCTCAACAACCTGGTATATTGAGTGGACCTAATGATCTGGCTATCCTTCAGCTACAAAATCAAGTCAACAAGTTGAATGCTTTAAAGATGTTGATGGATCAAGTAAACCAATTGCAAGGAGAGCTGTTTGGTCCTAGTTTCTCCAATTTGCCACAACAACTCAATCAAAATATGGGTTTGTTACAAAATCCAATGCAGAATATGATGAACCCTGTTATGCCTTTGCAAATGCCAATAAATTCTCAAGTTGGTTCCTTTAATGTCCCTTCAAGCAATCACCAAGTGGTAGGTGCTCAAAGTCAGAACTTTTTTGTAAATCCACCGTTTGGAGCCGAGCAACGAGTTAATCCAAACCAGCCCAACTATGTAATGCCGACAACTAGTGCATATGGATCGAAGCTATTGCATGTTGCAGATCAGCAAGTCCAAGGGAAATGGTCTGCGTCACAGCAAGGTCAGAGCTTTTTGATGCCCACAGTGGGTGCAAATGGACCAAATGTCGCAAATCAGCAAGTGGAAGGGAACTCGCCTGCATTACAGCAAAGTGAGAAAGTTCCAATGCCTGCAATGGCTGCAAATGGAGCAAAGCCATTGCCTATTGCAACTCAGCAAGGGCAAGGGAACTCATCTGCGTCTCAGCAAAGTTGGAACTCGCAGCCCTCTACATACAATAGGTGGCAGGTAACCGTATTTAACTTGGACGATTTCTTTCTGAGTTCATATCATTTATGCAATCCAGTGATCATGGTTTGTTTTATGCACTTTCCATGCTTCagtaacttaaaaaacaatcgaaATAGAGGGCGATCACAATCAGG ACACCAGAAATCTGATTTCAATTGCATGGATAATGGAAAGAGAAAGCTTGAGTTTTCTAATGAACATGGCAGAAAAG GGAACGGCAATGAGAGGGTAGCAAAATTTGGTCGCACTGATCTTGCAGACCAAGCTACAGAAGAGAAAAG TAAACCTAGCAGAACTTTTTTTTACACGGAAcaagaaatcaaacaatggcGTGAATCACGTAGGAAGCACTACCCAACAAAAATCAGCATCGAGAAG AAGCAGATGGAGGTTATTGATAGAGAGGCCAACTTTCGTCACAAG CAACTCAAGGAGATTTTGGCAAAGCAGGCTGAGCTAGGAGTTGAAGTTGCAGAAATACCGCCAGACTATCTGTTAGATTCAGAGAAGCTAGGAGTTGAAGTTGCAGAAATACCACCACCACAGGTGTTAAATTCAGAGAAACTAGGAGTTGAGGTTGCAGAAATACCACCACCACAGGTGTTAAATTCAGAGAAACTAGGAGTTGAGGTTGCAGAAATACCACCACGGCATCTGTTAGATTCAGAGAAACAAGAGCATGGAAGGGAAGATAACAGAAGGTCCTTGACTAAGAAAGGGAAATTCTGGAACAAGCATGATAAAAGAGGAAGATTTAACAAAAAAGGTCGGTCAGCCAAGCAGGTTGGATCAGCAAATGAAGAAAGGAAGCCAACACTATTGGAGAAGCTTCTGAGCACAGATATAAAGAGAGATAAGCGCCAATTGTTGCAGGTTTTTAGGTTCATGGTGGCGAACTCTTTCTTCAAGGATTGGCCAGAGAAACCTTTGAAATTTCCTTCAGTAGTGGTCAAAGAAGATGGTTATGAGGATGagattgtagaaaaaaaatcctcactTGTCGGGGAGGAAGTTTCTGAAGACAGGAACAACACAATAGCTGAAAATTTTGGTGATAGAGATGACAACATCGAACATGATGCTCAAGTCGAGCTGGGGAATTGTTTTGTCAGGGGAAAATGTGATATTGTTGACGAAGTTGATAGGGTTGAAGAGGGAGAAATTGTTGACTAA
- the LOC18101280 gene encoding protein FAR1-RELATED SEQUENCE 3 isoform X1, with translation MDGEVVDVEVREGNKHLAVIADPNETEKQNTTGNYTEAAVRNQDDDGIALPQVGMEFESEDAAKTFYDTYAKRMGFSTHVGQFTRSRPDGPIVTWEFACSKEVFKRKNIESCNAVLRIVRKDSHSDNWAVTKFVEEHNHSLGTPGKVLRPRRHFAGATKNMAETLDATNDVYVSTDGSHVPHEPNHVRNAFPVEPNNLVRNVAPLPATYFRAPGGRKSLGRDAQSLLNYFKKMQAENPGFYYAIQLDDENRMTNVFWADARSRIAYSHFGDAVVFDTMYRPNQYQVPFAPFTGMNHHGQMVLFGCALLLDESESSFTWLFRTWLSAMNGQPPVSFTTDQDRAIHMAVALVFPETRHCICKWHILREGQDRLAHIYLAHPSFYGELYSCINFSETNEDFESSWASLLEKYDLQRIEWLQAVYNARQQWAPVYFRNTFFAALSSNHGISSLFDGYVNQQTTIPLFFKQYELVLEHSLEKEIEADYDTICTTPVLKTPSPMEQQAANLYTKKVFTKFQEELVETFVYTANKIERDGMATKYRVAKYEHDDKAYIVMLNISEMQASCSCQMFEYCGILCRHILTVFTVTNILTLPSHYILKRWTRNAKSWIGSEEQSADSQGLDTLTSRFNNLCLEAIKYAEEGAIAIETYNAAISNLKEGGTKIASVKKSVAKVTPYRSHFSGNSQEENNKKTPTAPHEMIPSLWPWQDAMPPRFNLNDGGVPCADLNQPSMAPVSIHRDGGPTDNSVVLTYFKSMTWVIENKTLTPAGKVAVINLKLQDYGKNPSGETEVQFRLTKVTLEPMLRSMAYISQQLSTPANRVAVINLKLQDTKTTTGETELKFQVSRDTLGSMLRSMAYIREQL, from the exons ATGGATGGTGAGGTGGTAGACGTGGAAGTCAGGGAAGGGAATAAACACTTGGCAGTGATTGCTGACCCGAATGAGACTGAGAAACAGAATACAACCGGGAATTATACGGAAGCAGCAGTTAGAAATCAGGATGATGATGGAATTGCTTTACCGCAGGTCGGCATGGAATTTGAATCAGAAGATGCTGCAAAGACATTTTATGATACCTATGCTAAGCGTATGGGATTTAGCACCCATGTTGGTCAGTTTACACGTAGTAGGCCTGATGGGCCAATCGTGACTTGGGAGTTTGCTTGTTCCAAGGAGGTTTTCAAAAGGAAGAATATTGAGAGCTGCAATGCCGTGCTTAGGATAGTGAGGAAAGATTCACATTCAGACAATTGGGCTGTGACAAAGTTTGTCGAGGAACATAACCACTCTCTGGGGACTCCTGGTAAGGTCCTTCGACCACGCAGGCATTTTGCTGGTGCTACAAAAAACATGGCTGAAACGCTGGATGCAACTAATGATGTTTATGTTTCAACAGACGGAAGCCACGTGCCTCATGAACCAAACCATGTTAGGAATGCCTTCCCTGTAGAACCTAATAATCTAGTCAGAAATGTTGCGCCTCTGCCTGCAACCTATTTCAGGGCTCCTGGCGGGAGGAAATCCCTTGGAAGAGATGCTCAGAGTCTCCTGAACTATTTCAAGAAGATGCAAGCTGAGAACCCTGGCTTCTATTATGCAATACAACTTGATGATGAGAACCGCATGACTAATGTCTTCTGGGCTGATGCAAGATCAAGGATTGCTTATAGTCACTTTGGCGATGCAGTTGTTTTTGACACGATGTATAGACCAAATCAATATCAAGTGCCTTTTGCTCCTTTTACAGGCATGAATCATCATGGTCAGATGGTATTGTTTGGTTGTGCATTGCTTCTAGATGAGTCCGAGTCTTCCTTTACTTGGTTATTTAGGACATGGTTATCTGCAATGAATGGCCAGCCTCCTGTTTCTTTCACCACAGACCAAGATAGAGCCATACACATGGCTGTTGCGCTGGTATTTCCAGAAACTCGTCACTGTATTTGCAAGTGGCACATCTTGAGAGAAGGCCAAGATAGGTTGGCTCATATATATCTCGCTCATCCTTCCTTCTATGGAGAGCTTTATAGCTGCATTAACTTTTCTGAGACAAATGAGGATTTTGAATCATCATGGGCCTCTCTCCTTGAAAAATACGACCTCCAAAGGATTGAGTGGCTTCAAGCTGTGTACAATGCTCGCCAACAGTGGGCACCGGTTTATTTTCGTAACACTTTCTTTGCTGCCCTTTCTTCAAATCATGGCATCAGCTCCCTCTTTGATGGGTATGTGAATCAACAGACCACAATACCTTTGTTCTTTAAACAATATGAACTCGTGCTTGAACATTCTCTGGAAAAGGAAATAGAAGCAGACTATGATACAATTTGCACCACTCCTGTACTTAAGACACCATCGCCAATGGAACAACAAGCTGCAAACCTTTATACCAAGAAAGTGTTCACAAAGTTTCAGGAAGAACTAGTTGAAACTTTTGTGTATACAGCAAATAAGATTGAACGAGACGGGATGGCCACTAAATACAGGGTTGCAAAATATGAGCATGATGACAAGGCATACATAGTGATGTTGAATATATCTGAGATGCAAGCGAGTTGTAGCTGCCAGATGTTTGAATATTGTGGCATTCTCTGTAGACATATACTAACTGTCTTCACTGTAACAAACATTCTTACCCTCCCATCTCACTACATATTGAAGCGATGGACTAGGAATGCAAAATCTTGGATTGGATCAGAGGAACAGAGTGCGGATTCACAAGGTCTTGATACTCTGACCTCTCGCTTTAACAATTTGTGCCTTGAAGCTATTAAATATGCAGAGGAAGGAGCAATTGCCATTGAGACTTATAATGCAGCAATCAGCAATTTAAAAGAGGGTGGAACAAAGATTGCTTCTGTGAAGAAAAGTGTTGCAAAAGTCACACCTTATAGATCACATTTTAGTGGAAATAgtcaagaagaaaataacaagaaaacccCTACTGCTCCTCATGAAATGATCCCGTCATTGTGGCCTTGGCAGGATGCTATGCCACCTCGGTTTAATCTTAATGATGGGGGAGTACCTTGTGCAGATTTGAATCAGCCCAGCATGGCCCCTGTATCTATTCACCGTGATGGTGGTCCAACCGATAACTCG GTGGTTCTCACTTATTTTAAGTCCATGACTTGGGTCATTGAAAATAAGACTTTGACACCAGCTGGTAAAGTAGCTGTCATCAACTTGAAA TTGCAAGATTATGGTAAAAATCCATCAGGGGAGACAGAGGTACAGTTTAGGTTAACCAAGGTCACGCTGGAGCCTATGTTGAGATCCATGGCCTACATTAGCCAGCAGCTCTCAACTCCAGCTAATCGAGTTGCTGTCATCAATCTGAAG CTCCAAGATACCAAGACAACAACTGGAGAAAcagagttaaaatttcaggtttcTAGAGATACACTTGGTTCCATGTTGAGATCAATGGCATACATCCGTGAGCAACTGTGA
- the LOC7490870 gene encoding uncharacterized protein LOC7490870, whose amino-acid sequence MDKKNQELMEDFEKKASLTDTEAMETEAAASSSKSSNTLLLLRRFLEIQERRAQAYAKLKQGFSEYMVSGGELAYQQLCSKITEEFNDCSKQVIEMESLFLNPDHDRVDLAHLLRDIQTQEKQKLHLTATIQLLKKAGRPSERLVNHENCRFSRPMEHECVHLHEITEASGTEEAEADAEYDNALKEAIRGVQDSVTTINEHLEEIKYEIAALEAQ is encoded by the exons ATGGACAAGAAAAACCAAGAGCTCATGGAAGATTTCGAAAAGAAGGCATCATTAACAGATACAGAGGCAATGGAGACTGAAGCAGCCGCCAGCAGCAGCAAATCCTCCAACACCCTTCTTTTGCTCCGCAGATTCCTTGAAATCCAGGAAAGGAGAGCCCAAGCTTATGCCAAGCTCAAACA GGGGTTTTCTGAATATATGGTCTCAGGAGGGGAATTAGCTTACCAGCAGCTTTGCAGCAAGATCACAGAAGAGTTCAATGACTGCTCCAAACAA GTAATTGAAATGGAGTCCCTATTTCTAAACCCTGACCATGACCGAGTTGATCTGGCTCACCTTCTCAGAGACATCCAAACACAAGAAAAGCAGAAGTTGCATCTG ACAGCAACCATTCAGCTGTTAAAGAAGGCTGGTCGGCCATCAGAACGACTTGTGAACCATGAAAACTGCAGATTTTCAAGACCAATGGAGCATGAGTGTGTGCACCTTCATGAAATAACTGAAGCTTCCGGAACTGAAGAGGCAGAAGCAGATGCTGAGTACGATAATGCTCTCAAGGAAGCAATCAGAGGTGTACAGGATTCTGTAACCACCATAAATGAACACCTGGAAGAAATCAAATATGAGATTGCAGCCCTTGAAGCCCAGTGA
- the LOC7490869 gene encoding uncharacterized protein LOC7490869 produces the protein MAVAAFKSTSRRATTTSTATSDKETSTKQHALPRKTVPPRRSRSVSAVSRSHLVDTSTTRTAAEGTATGSTNLLIKRDNPLYWSNVSPPDKEVGEVVVDKEESKSAPTKPNVDGDSRRGRSVSRKADAGKNVSGIGRSLSRGPVSRGRSVSRPPGSRGHFVNSESDAEREGSSLTKYRNGSGGLSSVSDAGRNSDLARSYDCKFEKMRSFPMQSDGSASDLPSLPIRSWEDKGLGSSISEAEERTIKAVFEQMQSFQGDNLGDGTSSRIYETVRSEVRRAIADIQNDLESTIRRSNTTAIALANVNDIPPDLVNPSAVELVLDIRREYAKKLEQSQERARKLRADLAVEEHRGLELSRILKEVLPHPKMSNVQKPRAGRKSSIERSKVSKRLTDEAMAYFDECVSLSTFDSSDFSSPEDPPINLVGVGDCASFSQENFNAAANCYLNSFATSKQELVGTHSHGASVLSTTGSCQEPALEEVTLNSSETPDSRRLQFSFAQKPNDSIELQQDIRKYVKSFEKDTEKPAINSKILRSNHFDLDEYNLQASRQNFLFDTVFLNNRIQSGSVLLCDGGMGVSFSPFAAVI, from the exons ATGGCAGTGGCAGCCTTTAAATCCACGTCAAGAAGAGCAACAACAACAAGTACAGCAACATCAGATAAAGAAACTTCAACAAAGCAGCACGCTTTACCAAGAAAAACGGTACCTCCAAGAAGATCAAGAAGTGTGAGTGCAGTGTCAAGATCCCATCTTGTTGATACTTCAACAACAAGAACAGCAGCTGAAGGAACAGCTACAGGGTCAACAAATTTATTGATCAAAAGAGACAACCCGCTTTACTGGAGCAATGTTTCCCCGCCTGATAAAGAAGTCGGTGAAGTTGTGGTTGATAAGGAAGAGTCTAAGAGTGCACCCACAAAGCCAAATGTTGATGGTGATAGTAGGAGAGGGAGATCTGTGTCAAGAAAGGCTGATGCTGGAAAAAATGTTTCCGGGATTGGTAGGAGTTTGTCCAGGGGTCCTGTTTCCAGAGGGAGGTCTGTGTCTCGGCCTCCTGGCTCTAGAGGCCATTTCGTGAATTCCGAG AGTGATGCTGAACGAGAAGGGAGTTCGTTGACGAAGTATAGAAATGGGAGTGGCGGTTTGAGTAGTGTGTCAGATGCTGGGAGAAATAGTGATTTAGCGAGGAGTTATGATTGTAAATTTGAGAAGATGAGAAGTTTTCCGATGCAATCAGATGGATCTGCTTCAGACTTG cCTTCTTTGCCCATTAGGAGTTGGGAAGATAAAGGTCTGGGAAGCTCAATTTCAGAAGCTGAAGAGAGAACTATTAAAGCAGTTTTTGAACAAATGCAG TCATTCCAAGGGGATAATTTGGGAGATGGCACCTCTAGTCGTATATATGAAACTGTTCGATCTGAAGTTAGACGTGCCATTGCTGACATCCAAAATGACTTGGAAAGT ACTATCCGGAGGAGTAACACAACTGCTATTGCATTGGCCAATGTGAATGATATTCCTCCTGATCTAGTCAACCCAAGTGCAGTTGAATTAGTTTTGGACATCAGAAGAGAATATGCCAAGAAGCTTGAGCAG TCCCAGGAACGGGCAAGGAAGCTTCGAGCAGACCTTGCTGTCGAGGAGCACCGTGGCTTAGAGCTCAGTAGAATTCTGAAGGAAGTGCTTCCGCATCCGAAGATGTCAAATGTGCAGAAACCCCGTGCTGGAAGAAAG TCCAGCATTGAAAGAAGTAAGGTGTCAAAACGATTAACAGATGAAGCCATGGCTTATTTTGATGAATGTGTGTCGCTGTCAACATTTGATAGCTCTGACTTCTCATCGCCTGAGGATCCACCAATCAACTTAGTTGGTGTTGGTGATTGTGCATCCTTTTCCCAGGAAAATTTTAACGCTGCAGCCAACTGCTATCTCAACAGTTTTGCTACCAGTAAACAG GAATTGGTTGGTACACATAGCCACGGTGCATCAGTGCTGTCAACCACTGGCAGCTGCCAGGAGCCTGCTCTAGAGGAAGTCACTCTAAACAGCTCAGAAACACCAGACAGTCGGAGGTTGCAATTTTCTTTTGCTCAAAAGCCAAATGATTCCATCGAACTTCAGCAAGATATTAGGAAGTATGTCAAAAGCTTTGAGAAAGACACAGAAAAACCTGCCATCAATTCAAAGATTTTAAGATCAAACCACTTCGATCTGGATGAATATAATTTGCAGGCCTCGAGGCAAAACTTCTTATTTGACACGGTGTTCCTTAATAACAGAATCCAGTCAGGTAGTGTGCTACTGTGCGACGGAGGCATGGGAGTTTCATTTTCACCCTTTGCTGCCGTAATCTAA